Proteins from a genomic interval of Cucumis melo cultivar AY chromosome 7, USDA_Cmelo_AY_1.0, whole genome shotgun sequence:
- the LOC103494517 gene encoding stemmadenine O-acetyltransferase-like, protein MEAVVQIVSREIIKPAPNCRTKFKEYDQKTFKLSFMDILSPECYIPITFFYPNTHYFDNKEETSRRLKFSLSKTLAQFPILATRIKENLIHYSFDDDDDDIIGALFVEANVKMSMDEFLKSPNLNLLKTFLPFPFIPNQEEKAMQIGVQVNFFTCGGIGIGVSLLHTLIDGTTMSSFIKCWAKFCEEEDDDHEGKYSCGGDYSLTCSLFPYREVSNGFRLISSETPFVVEKGKRSTTRRFVFDEMAILKLKDKAKSTSACNPTTVEVATCFIWKYAMKAASRCKSFEKKLEGPCFANSDCLQSVLVHTVNMRKRIMHPPLSENNIGNLFWRSCAYFKSFSNKDIDLADLQITVRQSISEVNNNNFFQQAIASQCTTLLSSLRRLHRLYAMCSESYLFTSWRNMGFNGVDFGWGKPLWVAGGGNVFDSITRNLVILMDTMVGNGVEAWVVLDDETMKLLENDCEFLEFASPNPSIC, encoded by the exons atgGAAGCAGTAGTGCAAATTGTGTCAAGAGAAATCATCAAGCCAGCACCCAATTGTAGAACAAAGTTTAAGGAATATGATCAAAAAACCTTCAAACTTTCATTCATGGATATACTGTCTCCTGAGTGTTACATTCCCATCACTTTCTTCTACCCCAATACTCATTATTTCGACAACAAAGAAGAAACAAGTCGTAGATTGAAATTTAGTCTCTCAAAAACATTGGCACAATTCCCAATTCTTGCTACAAGAATCAAAGAAAACCTTATCCATTATTCctttgatgatgatgatgatgatattaTTGGTGCTCTCTTTGTAGAAGCCAACGTCAAAATGAGCATGGATGAATTTCTGAAGTCCCCAAATCTCAATTTGCTTAAAACATTCCTTCCATTTCCATTCATTCCAAACCAAGAAGAGAAAGCTATGCAAATCGGTGTTCaagtaaatttttttacttgtgGTGGGATTGGAATTGGGGTTTCTTTGTTGCATACACTTATTGATGGAACAACAATGAGTAGTTTCATTAAGTGTTGGGCTAAattttgtgaagaagaagatgatgatcatGAAGGGAAATACTCCTGTGGTGGTGATTATAGTTTAACTTGTTCACTTTTTCCATACAGAGAAGTTTCAAATGGGTTTCGTTTGATATCATCAGAAACTCCATTTGTAGtggagaaaggaaaaaggagcaCTACAAGAAGATTTGTTTTTGATGAAATGgcaatattaaaactaaaagaTAAAGCTAAATCTACAAGCGCTTGTAATCCAACAACTGTTGAAGTTGCTACTTGCTTCATATGGAAATATGCCATGAAAGCTGCCTCAAGATGTAAATCATTTG AAAAGAAACTAGAAGGCCCATGCTTTGCCAATTCAGACTGCTTGCAGTCAGTTTTGGTTCATACAGTGAACATGAGGAAAAGAATAATGCACCCACCACTATCAGAAAACAACATCGGCAACCTTTTCTGGAGGAGTTGTGCATATTTCaaatcattttcaaacaaaGACATAGATTTGGCTGATCTACAAATCACAGTTAGACAATCAATATCTGAGGTCAACAATAACAATTTCTTTCAACAAGCAATAGCATCCCAATGTACTACTCTTTTGAGTTCCTTACGACGATTACATCGACTTTACGCCATGTGTTCCGAGTCTTATTTGTTTACGAGTTGGCGTAACATGGGTTTCAACGGAGTGGATTTTGGATGGGGAAAGCCTTTGTGGGTTGCTGGCGGAGGAAATGTATTTGACTCTATTACAAGAAACTTGGTTATTTTGATGGATACAATGGTGGGGAATGGAGTTGAAGCATGGGTTGTGTTGGATGATGAGACGATGAAGTTGTTGGAAAATGACTGTGAGTTTCTCGAGTTTGCTTCACCAAACCCGAGTATCTGTTAG